Genomic DNA from Rhodospirillales bacterium:
TGCGGCGCACCGCGACCAGGGCCGAAAGCCGGGCGAGCGCGCGATCGGTCCAGGTTCCGTCGCCGGCGCCGCGCGCCGCAACCGTCACCGCGCGCGCCATGGCGTCGAAACGGGCCTTGATGTCGTTCGCGGTCGGCACCCCCTTGGCGGCATGGGGCCGGAGTCGTTCGGCGGCTTCGGTCGCTTCCGGGCGGGATTTGGCGATTTCGCGCAACTGATCGAGTTCGCGCGCGAACGGGCGGCCCGCCAGACTCGCGTCGCGCAGCTGGCCGACGGCGAGGACGAACGCGGGCGCCATCGTATCAGCGCTGGCGGCCTTGGCTTCGGCCGCCTCGACCGCCTGAAGCCTTCGCGCGAGATCGGCGGCGCGCGCTTCCGATTCATTCAAACGGCGAACGAGATCGTCGAACGCCGCCTTATCGACGGCCGGCGCGGCGGGTGGCGGCGCCATGATCGACGGCGGCGCCGGCGCAGGCGCGGGTGTGGATACGGGCAACGCGCGTTCTTCGAGCGCCTTGACGCGCGCTTCCAGCGCCGCCACGCGCGGATCGGGCGTCGCGAGCTCCGCCCGGACCCACGGCAGCCAGCGGGGTGCCGTGGCCGCGATCGCCACGGCGAGCGCGCCCACGACCAGCAGGGAGATAATAAACGCCGGAAGAACCACCGCGGGCCGGGGCGGGGTCGCGACGGACTTGCCCATGTCCTTGTCGTCGGCCGGCTGGCCCTTGTCGTCGGTCGGCTTGGGAGTTTCGTCCATGACCCGGCAAGATTAGCAGGGCCCGCGCGGGATTGGCACCCTCAACCGCCGTTTTCGCGCGCGATCGCGGCGAAAAGCGATTCCTGATCGGGCCGCTCGGCAATAACGACTCGGCGCCACGCGGCCGCGCGCGCCTTCGCGGCGACCGCGTCGCTCAGACAATAGGCGCTCGCGCGCGCAAGATGCGGCGCCGCGCCCGCCCGGGTCGCGAGCGCGACGAAGGATTCGGCCGTGCGCGGCGAAAAGAAGAGGACGCCGTCGATCCGGCCTTGGGCGAGCGCGGCCGACGTCGCGTCCGACAGCCGTGTCGCTGCGCGCGCTTCGTAAAGAACCTCGCGCCGGTAGCGGAACCCCGCCCGTTCGAGCGCGCCGCCGAGATCGCCCGCGACCCGGGTTCCGGCGACGTGCACGAGAACGCCGCCGCCGGGATCGAGGCGGCGACGGCAAAGATCGGCAAGTGCGTCGACGTCGCCCGAAGCGCTTTCGACCCGCGCGAAGCCGAGCGCGCGCGCGGCCGCCGCCGAGGCTTCGCCCACCGCCAGGACCAAAATATTCCGTTCGGAATTGCGCGCGGCGAAGGCGCGCGCGCCGTTGGCGCTGGTGACCAGCAGTCCTTGCGCGCCGGAAAGATCGACCGGCGGGCCGGGACGCGGAACGATCTCGAGCATCGGCTCGCTCGAGGCTTGGTGGCCGAGGCGCGCGAGCGCAACGACGAGCGGCGCCGCGTCCTCCGCCGGCCGGGTGACGAGCAAACGCAGCGCGCGCGGGGGTGCGGACACGATTCAGAATCCCGGCAGGAACCCGGGACCGGCTTCGGCGCGCAGGTATTCGCCGAGGTCGCGGCCGAGCCGCGCGGCGTCGGATGTATTCCCGACGCGCTCGCCGGCGACGACGCGGCTTCCGTCCGGTTTGGCGACGAGACCCTTGAGCGCGATCCGCGAGCCCGTGACGCGTGCCAGCGCCGCGATCGGCGTGCGGCAGGAGCCGTCGAGCGCCTCGAGCAGCGCGCGTTCCGCCGTCACCGCGTCGCGGGACGCCGCGTGATCGAGGGCGCCGAGCCGTTCGCGCACCGCCCCGTCGCCCGCGCGGCAAGCGACCGCGATCGCCCCTTGTCCCGGCGCGGGCAGAATCTCGTCCGTTTCCAGGATCGCCGTCGCTACGTCGGCGCGGCCAAGGCGCCTCAAGCCCGCGAGCGCGAGCAGCGTCGCGTCGACCGCGCCTTCGTCGAGCTTGCGAAGCCGCGTCTGCACGTTGCCGCGCAAGAGCGTTACCTTCAGATCCGGCCGGCGGGCGAGAATCTGCGCCTGGCGGCGAAGCGAGGCGGTGCCGATGCGGGCGCCCGCCGGCAGGTCGAACAGGCGCGGCGCTTTCCGGCTGATGAAGGCATCGCGCGGGTCTTCCCGTTCCAATATGGCGGCCAGAACGATTCCGTCGGGCAGCCACGTCGGCACGTCCTTCAGCGAGTGGACGGCGAGATCGATCCGGCCGGAAAGAAGCGCTTCGTCGATTTCCTTGGTGAACAGGCCCTTGCCGCCGGCCTCGCTGAGCGCCCGGTCGAGCAGCTGATCGCCCGTGGTCTTAATGACCACGATATCCGCCTCATTCGCCGGCGCGAGGCGATTGCGAACTTCCTCGGCCTGGGCCAGCGCCAGGGGGCTGCCGCGG
This window encodes:
- a CDS encoding uroporphyrinogen-III synthase, whose product is MVSAPPRALRLLVTRPAEDAAPLVVALARLGHQASSEPMLEIVPRPGPPVDLSGAQGLLVTSANGARAFAARNSERNILVLAVGEASAAAARALGFARVESASGDVDALADLCRRRLDPGGGVLVHVAGTRVAGDLGGALERAGFRYRREVLYEARAATRLSDATSAALAQGRIDGVLFFSPRTAESFVALATRAGAAPHLARASAYCLSDAVAAKARAAAWRRVVIAERPDQESLFAAIARENGG
- the hemC gene encoding hydroxymethylbilane synthase encodes the protein MLSAPLRIGTRGSPLALAQAEEVRNRLAPANEADIVVIKTTGDQLLDRALSEAGGKGLFTKEIDEALLSGRIDLAVHSLKDVPTWLPDGIVLAAILEREDPRDAFISRKAPRLFDLPAGARIGTASLRRQAQILARRPDLKVTLLRGNVQTRLRKLDEGAVDATLLALAGLRRLGRADVATAILETDEILPAPGQGAIAVACRAGDGAVRERLGALDHAASRDAVTAERALLEALDGSCRTPIAALARVTGSRIALKGLVAKPDGSRVVAGERVGNTSDAARLGRDLGEYLRAEAGPGFLPGF